The following is a genomic window from Vicinamibacterales bacterium.
ATCGACTCCCGTGTCGCGCCGGGCTCCTGAAACGCCGGCAGCGTGGTTCCCAGTTGGACGAGATCCTCGCCGAGCACATCGAGCGCTTCTTCCGGCCCGCAGTCACCGACAGGTGGAGGTGTCAGCCCGTTGATGGCGTCGATCCCGGCACCTGCCAGCATCGGCAGCAGGTGGTGGAGGAGCCCGCACATGTGTAACACGATCTTCTTGCCGTGGCGGTGGGTCGCGTCGATGTACTCGGTCACGTGCGGAAGGCTCAAGCGACGGTAGTACCGGGGGCTGGTGAGAGTCGAACTGGTGTTCTCGATGGCCATCAGCGCCGGAGCCGCGGTCAGCGCCGCCGTGATCTCGCACTCCTGGAGGCGACAGCGTTGCATCTCGGCCATCAGGTCCGTCATGTCGGAGGGATGGTCCTCGAGGTAGTAATAGAACTGCTCGAGGCCGAGGTCTGTCTGGATCAGCTGCTGCACCGGCGAAGGTTCAAGCGTCGGCAGGTACAGGCCATCCTCTCCCACCAGGTCGATGGCCCGGCGTTCGGACGCGCGCGCGCCGGGATCTGGTTCGTAGTGGCTCTCGCGCCAAATCCGTGCGAGAAGGCGGAGTTCCTCCGCGCTGGTCACCGTGTACTTGATCGGGTGGCTCTTCCGCCACACGGTCGCCAGCTCGCCCCACGGGGAGACCATACGTCGCTCGACGATGTCGTCCCGACTCGACCAGGAGGTTTCGATCGGCTGGACCCGGCGGATGTACTGCGCCCACGCCTCGGGTGGCAGATGGTGGTTGCCCTGCTGGAGGATGTCGCAATCGATGTGGCGGTAGAACTCGAGGATGGACATGCCTCGACGGCGATCGTCCATCCCGCTGAGCGTGGCGGTATCGGCGAGCGTCGTCCATGCCAGCCGGTCGACTGGCTGCCGGTCGAGAATCCGCGTGAGCCTCTCGCGCTTCGTCATTCCAACACACCGCTCAGCAGCGAAGCAGCGTCCCCGATCCGGTAGACGCTTCGGTTTGCGCCCAGGAACGCGACTGTCTCGAAGGCGACGCCCAGGAACAGCGCCTCCCAGGTGCGTTGACCGTCGAGCGCGTCGAGGAAGCGGAGACGCACGAGGTGTCGCCAGTCCCTGAGGACCTCGGCGTCCCGCCAATCCGACGGTCGGCACCAGTCCAGCGGACGCGTCACGATGGAGAACACGACGGGGTCCTGCTCGTGGCACTGCGCTCGAATGATCTTCAGGATCTCGCCAGCTGACCGCGACGAGCCGATCGCCCACGCACGCGTTCCGCCAGCAACGGCGCGAGCCAGCGGCACGACCTCCACGCCCTCGACGGTCGTACCGTGAAGCGCGCGGTTGCCGTCGGCAATGAGTTCGATCCCGACGCCCCTTCGCCGCAAGGCCCGCGCCAGGGTGCGGCCGTTCCCGCCGGCGCCGTAGATCGCAAGGCTGGCGATCCCGGATCGCGATATGGATGTGGCCAACGCCTCCATCTCGAGCTGCTGCAACAGCCGCGGATCGATACGCCTGGGAGGTGGAACCTTCAGGGCCCGTGCCCTGCGCAGGACGACCGCCAGGCGGGTGGGATCCGCCTCGGCTTGGTACCACTGCGCGGCGAACCGAGCCCGGTCGTCTGCCGTCAGCGGCTCGACCGCGAGCGCGTCCGGGGTGACCGGCTGATCATCGGCGTCCGGCGGCAGTATGAGCCGATCGAGCCATGCTCCCAGGGCGACGCTCCGCGCCATGTCGGCGGAGATCGTCACCTTGATCCTCTTGTTGCAGCGCGCGCAGCCGGTGAGCACCCAGACGGTCTCCTCCGCCGCCTGCTCGAAATTTTCGACCATCTCGGTGAATGCGAGCGGGTGCCGGCAGTGCGGACACTCGCCCTGGACCCGCCAGTAGTGGTCCATATGCGAATCGTGCGCTGCAGAGGGCAACAGGCTGGTGAGCGGCTCGATGGCGGTCGCTGGCGCGATCTTGACCCAGTCGTACTGCCAGAGCGAGGCGAGCGCGGTCTGACACCAGCCGAACCACGCCTCGTCGGACATCGAGGTCATGTTCAGGGGCATGGCGTCCATCGTCTCGTAGTATCGCAGGCGGTCGGCGATCAGGCCGGTGTCGAGGCAGCGGTCGAACAGGGCGCTGCCGGGATAGGGCCTCACGGTGGCGAACTGGATGACCGCGTCGCGGCAGTGGGTGTCGTGGAACGCCAGCGACTCGCGGATGGTGTCGAGCGTCTCCGCCGGATCGCCGAAGATCAGGTTCCCGCCGAAGGCCACTTCCGCCTCTGCGGCCGCGCGGATTCCGTTGAGCACGAGTTCCGGAGAAGATCGTTTGTTCATGCTCGCCAGAACACTGGGACTCGCGCTCTCGAATCCATACGAGAAATGGAAACAGCCCGCTTTCTTGGCGAGTTTCACGGTCGGCCCGTCGAGCGCTGCGCGCGCGTGGGTCTGGAAGGCCCAGTCGAAGTCCCAGCCCCGGCGCTCGCGCGCCTCGATCAGGCGCTCACAGAACTGCTTCAGTCTGCCCTTGTTGGCCGCGAACAGTTCGTCGACGATGAGCATGACGTTGAACTGCGTCCGTTCGTAGAACAGCCCGATCTCCTCGAGACAGTTGTCGATGGTGCGGGCGCGATAGTGCGGCCCATGGCCGTGAATGCAGAAGGTGCACCTGAACGGACAGCCGCGTGCGGTGACAACCGTGACGAGCCTGGGCCGCACGCGCGTGTAGCGGTAGAAGTACGGTGCGGCCGCGGAGTACCGCTCTATCATCTCGTCCGCGCCGAAGGGCGAGTAGTCGGGAAACGGCAGCGAGTTGATGTCGCGGGAGGCGTGGACAACCGGCGTGAAGCACGCGCGCCCGTCCTGCCAGTAGCCGATGTTGGGCACGTCGGCCAGCGGGCGTCGGTGTTCGAGCGTCTCCACGAGGCGGACGAGCGCGTCTTCGGCTTCGCCCACCACGCAGAAATCGGGGCGCAGCGTCTGAAAGACGAGCGCGGCATCGTGATTGACGATCCCGCCGCCGAGCACGACGGGCGTGTGCGGGGCGAGGTCCCGAAGCAGGCGCAGCGTGTCCCGAAAGAACATGTACGAGGTGCACAAGCCGCCCATGCACACGAGATCGGGCTGGTACTCGCTGAGCGCGCGGGAGACGCGGAGGCGGACCATCTCGTCCGGGTTCGGGAACGTGAAATCGTTGTTCGGATTGCACCCGCAGACTTCGTGGCCCGCTTCTCGCAGCGCGGCCGCCAGGTAGCCGTATCCAGTCGGAAACGTGAACATGGATACGAAGCCCGGAAGGTGCGGCACGATCATCAGGATTCGCATCGTGTTCCTCCCCCCTACGCCGTCCGCGAGGCCGACGCCATGTCGATTCGCCGCTGGATCTTCGCCTTCAGCGCCCCGATCTCGATCTGGCCGCGGAGCGGACAGATCGCGCAGTACTGGTCGAGCTCGCCCCGCAGCAGTTGGCCGCGAATGCGACGCGCGACGTCGCCGTCGAGGACGCGTTCGAGCGTCGTCGTGCGGTCGAGACGGCCGATTGACCACTCGGAGAAACAGCACGGCCTGACGGCCCCGTCGCCCAGAATCTGGACGAACGTCCACGGATCGGTGCAATCGCGCGTGAACCCGGCCGGAACGGACTCGACGTAGGTGACGCGCCCGCCAGTGCCCCCTGTGCCATCCGGCGTCGTCACGCGTTCGACGGTCCGTGCGCCGGTATCCGCGCGACGTTCGAGCGCATCGAGTCGTGCGGAGAAATTCGGCGGCACGTCGAGCGTCAGCCCGTGGCGGCTGGCCAGATCGATCGCCGCACGAACTGTCGAGACCGCCTTGCGGGCTGCGCCGCCGTCGAGCGACCAGATGCTGGCAGCGTTCTCG
Proteins encoded in this region:
- a CDS encoding uroporphyrinogen decarboxylase family protein: MTKRERLTRILDRQPVDRLAWTTLADTATLSGMDDRRRGMSILEFYRHIDCDILQQGNHHLPPEAWAQYIRRVQPIETSWSSRDDIVERRMVSPWGELATVWRKSHPIKYTVTSAEELRLLARIWRESHYEPDPGARASERRAIDLVGEDGLYLPTLEPSPVQQLIQTDLGLEQFYYYLEDHPSDMTDLMAEMQRCRLQECEITAALTAAPALMAIENTSSTLTSPRYYRRLSLPHVTEYIDATHRHGKKIVLHMCGLLHHLLPMLAGAGIDAINGLTPPPVGDCGPEEALDVLGEDLVQLGTTLPAFQEPGATRESIWQALDEFYSPRIRRSHMLLWVVADGLPTSIDRFESVREWMERQGGGSPA
- a CDS encoding radical SAM protein, whose product is MRILMIVPHLPGFVSMFTFPTGYGYLAAALREAGHEVCGCNPNNDFTFPNPDEMVRLRVSRALSEYQPDLVCMGGLCTSYMFFRDTLRLLRDLAPHTPVVLGGGIVNHDAALVFQTLRPDFCVVGEAEDALVRLVETLEHRRPLADVPNIGYWQDGRACFTPVVHASRDINSLPFPDYSPFGADEMIERYSAAAPYFYRYTRVRPRLVTVVTARGCPFRCTFCIHGHGPHYRARTIDNCLEEIGLFYERTQFNVMLIVDELFAANKGRLKQFCERLIEARERRGWDFDWAFQTHARAALDGPTVKLAKKAGCFHFSYGFESASPSVLASMNKRSSPELVLNGIRAAAEAEVAFGGNLIFGDPAETLDTIRESLAFHDTHCRDAVIQFATVRPYPGSALFDRCLDTGLIADRLRYYETMDAMPLNMTSMSDEAWFGWCQTALASLWQYDWVKIAPATAIEPLTSLLPSAAHDSHMDHYWRVQGECPHCRHPLAFTEMVENFEQAAEETVWVLTGCARCNKRIKVTISADMARSVALGAWLDRLILPPDADDQPVTPDALAVEPLTADDRARFAAQWYQAEADPTRLAVVLRRARALKVPPPRRIDPRLLQQLEMEALATSISRSGIASLAIYGAGGNGRTLARALRRRGVGIELIADGNRALHGTTVEGVEVVPLARAVAGGTRAWAIGSSRSAGEILKIIRAQCHEQDPVVFSIVTRPLDWCRPSDWRDAEVLRDWRHLVRLRFLDALDGQRTWEALFLGVAFETVAFLGANRSVYRIGDAASLLSGVLE